CTCTGGTTGCTTCCGGGATATTCAAGATTGCCATCTTTATCGTGCTGTCCCCTTTGATCGGTATGATACTGGGATTCTTCATGATGTGTCTCACGATGTTCGTGTTTCATAAAAAACACCCGATGAAAGTGGAAGGGTTATTTAAGGGATTGCAGTTGTTTTCTTCTGCTATATTCAGTTTGGGACATGGTGCTAACGACGCGCAAAAAACGATGGGTATCATTGCCATCTTGTTATATAGTGTTGCAGGAAGTAATACTTTCGTGAGTGATTATTTGTACGAAAATACAGGAGAGTTTCATGTCCCCGCTTGGTTGATTGTTACTTGCTACTCGGTGATCGCTTTAGGTACGATTATCGGGGGAAAGAAGGTGATCAAGACTTTGGGCGACGGGCTGGCCCGGTTGAAACCCGTGCAGGGATTCTGTGCCGAGACATCGGGAGCTTTAACATTGATGGGAACAGCTGTGTTGGGGATTCCCGTGAGTACGACTCACACGATTACCGGCTCTATTATCGGGGTTGGAATCACGAAAGGGGTTGCTTCTGTTCGGTGGGCTACGGCCACGAATATAGTGGCTGCTTGGATTCTTACGATTCCGGCAACCATCGTGATGTCCGGTCTTGTTTACTGGGTGATGGGGTTGTTCCTGACCTTGCCGGAGTAGGTCTATAAAGTTCGTAAAGTCTATAAAGTTCATAAGGTTCTACTTTATGAACTTTTTTATGCATAATATCATAACTTTTTGGGGCTCTATCAAGTTTAAATAGATAGATTAACCTAAATTTTATAAGTTATGATGTTTATATGGTATATTTTGATTGGTATTTTTGCCGGGTATCTGGCAGGAAAAATTGTCCGGGGAGGTGGAATGGGTTTGTTGGTGAACCTGATTGTGGGAATCATTGGTGGCGTGTTGGGAGGCTGGCTTTTCGGCATCATGGGAATATGGACAACGGGTGTTATCGGGAGTTTGATCACGGCGACCGTGGGGGCGATTGTTTTGCTGGCGATTGTTTCGTTGTTCAGTAAAAGAAATTCGTAGATAATGAAAGAGAAGGTCCGAGGTATTTATATACTTTTATGCTTTTGCGTGTTTACGCCCTTGGTGTTGCAAGCCCAGACAGACGAGGAGAAGAGGATATTGCAGGAACGGGAGGAGATCAGCAAGCAGAAAAAAGGCGGTTCCGTGGTTGTTGATGAGAAGACTGCGTTGGAGTTGTTTGATAACACGCCGAGTTTTGGCATTTTCCGGGATAATTATTTCGTTACGGGGGTGCCTACGAACCGGAAGATTGACAAGCACAGTGCGGATGCCAAGTTTCAGATCAGTATCCGGCAACGTCTGACAAAAAGTATCTTGCCTTTCAAGACCTTCTTGTATTTAACTTACACGCAGCGTTCGTTCTGGGATATTTACGGGAAGTCCAGTCCGTTTCTGGATAATAATTTTAATCCGGGGCTTAGTTTGAGTAAAGCGTTGATCTATCGTAAGCAACTGATGGGAATAGCGGTTCTTTCCTTTGAACACGAGTCGAACGGCCGGGATTCGCTGGCCTCTCGCAGTTGGAATTACATCTCTCTTTCGGGTTCGTGGTTTATTGATTACCGTTTTTCTGCCCAGATGAAATTATGGGCTGGAT
The window above is part of the Butyricimonas paravirosa genome. Proteins encoded here:
- a CDS encoding inorganic phosphate transporter, producing the protein MLTIVLLAIVIALLFDFLNGMNDAANSIATIVATRVFSPTMAVCWAAFWNFAAIFIFGVSVAHTMGEGIVDPSKINEYLILAALIGSVIWVWLCTHFGMPISVSHALIGGLIGPVWFTFGGDALVASGIFKIAIFIVLSPLIGMILGFFMMCLTMFVFHKKHPMKVEGLFKGLQLFSSAIFSLGHGANDAQKTMGIIAILLYSVAGSNTFVSDYLYENTGEFHVPAWLIVTCYSVIALGTIIGGKKVIKTLGDGLARLKPVQGFCAETSGALTLMGTAVLGIPVSTTHTITGSIIGVGITKGVASVRWATATNIVAAWILTIPATIVMSGLVYWVMGLFLTLPE
- a CDS encoding GlsB/YeaQ/YmgE family stress response membrane protein, with amino-acid sequence MMFIWYILIGIFAGYLAGKIVRGGGMGLLVNLIVGIIGGVLGGWLFGIMGIWTTGVIGSLITATVGAIVLLAIVSLFSKRNS
- a CDS encoding phospholipase A, with product MKEKVRGIYILLCFCVFTPLVLQAQTDEEKRILQEREEISKQKKGGSVVVDEKTALELFDNTPSFGIFRDNYFVTGVPTNRKIDKHSADAKFQISIRQRLTKSILPFKTFLYLTYTQRSFWDIYGKSSPFLDNNFNPGLSLSKALIYRKQLMGIAVLSFEHESNGRDSLASRSWNYISLSGSWFIDYRFSAQMKLWAGWVDKEGNPDLLKYKGYGFMAFNYQSADERLWCSAVINPRRKFINMNTTLEINFKPSPKANEYFFLQYYNGYAENLLEYDRYVSMVRVGICIKPVLRNYY